The following coding sequences are from one Bacteroidales bacterium window:
- the hpt gene encoding hypoxanthine phosphoribosyltransferase, with translation MADIIVNDKKFSIYIKHDDIIASIAALAEKMNKDLQGKNPLFVVVLNGAFVFASELITRYKGDCEVSFVRLSSYEGTGSKNIVNELLGLNIDVKDRTVVIVEDIVDTGLTMLVATEKLRAAGAKDVFIATLLFKPKAFKHNYKIHYVGIEIPNDFIVGFGLDYDEKARNLPDIYKISE, from the coding sequence ATGGCTGACATAATTGTAAATGACAAGAAGTTTAGTATATATATTAAGCATGACGACATCATTGCTTCCATTGCTGCTTTGGCAGAAAAAATGAATAAAGATCTTCAAGGGAAGAATCCTTTATTTGTAGTTGTTTTAAATGGAGCATTTGTTTTTGCCTCAGAGCTTATCACTAGATATAAAGGCGATTGCGAGGTTTCATTTGTTCGTTTGTCAAGCTATGAAGGCACTGGCTCTAAAAATATTGTAAACGAGCTTCTCGGATTGAATATTGATGTGAAAGACAGAACAGTAGTTATTGTTGAAGATATTGTTGATACTGGGCTTACAATGCTTGTGGCAACTGAAAAGCTACGTGCAGCAGGAGCTAAAGATGTTTTTATTGCTACATTGCTCTTTAAACCAAAGGCTTTTAAGCATAATTATAAAATTCATTACGTAGGCATTGAAATACCAAATGATTTTATTGTTGGTTTTGGGCTAGATTATGACGAAAAAGCAAGAAACCTACCTGATATATATAAAATTTCTGAATAA
- a CDS encoding adenylate kinase, which yields MINIALFGAPGCGKGTQSKMLLEKYKLTYISTGDMLREEIANKTALGLQAKDIIEKGGLAHDDIIVQIIENKIKMSPDTNGYLFDGFPRTVVQAYILEGLMQRMNTSLTAMISLDVPRDTLVARLKERAIRENRVDDKDMEIIKYRLKEYEEKTKPVADFFVGLNKFQSIDGVGSTEEVFERIDAVVQKSFDNIWYNFIVFGPPGSGKGTQAKRLAKEQNLVYVSTGTMLREEIKNNTEIGRIAKPYVDSGDIVPDEIAIRLIEDKLHKHPTAKGYVFKGFPLTIAQAYILDGLLTKLGGKVTKVFSFQSPTLMNIKRLSRRSKTPEARSYDRSLDVIIHRLEVYEQRSAALLEYYSAKNLIENIDATGSEEEVYSEFESKVDRAIKILR from the coding sequence ATGATTAATATTGCTTTATTTGGGGCGCCGGGTTGTGGAAAAGGAACCCAATCAAAAATGTTATTAGAAAAATATAAGCTAACTTATATTTCTACTGGAGATATGCTGCGTGAAGAAATAGCAAATAAAACAGCATTAGGCTTACAAGCAAAAGATATTATAGAAAAGGGAGGATTGGCTCATGATGATATTATTGTGCAGATAATTGAAAATAAAATCAAAATGAGTCCCGACACAAATGGCTATTTATTTGATGGATTCCCTAGAACTGTTGTGCAGGCTTATATTCTTGAAGGATTAATGCAAAGAATGAATACCTCGCTAACCGCTATGATAAGCTTAGATGTGCCTAGAGATACGCTTGTGGCTAGATTAAAGGAAAGAGCTATAAGAGAAAATAGAGTTGATGATAAAGATATGGAAATCATCAAGTATAGGCTGAAAGAATATGAAGAAAAAACAAAACCTGTAGCAGACTTTTTTGTTGGCTTAAATAAATTTCAATCTATTGATGGTGTTGGCTCTACAGAAGAGGTTTTTGAAAGAATTGATGCTGTTGTTCAAAAATCATTTGATAATATATGGTATAATTTTATTGTTTTTGGTCCTCCAGGCTCAGGCAAAGGCACTCAGGCAAAAAGATTAGCAAAAGAACAAAATCTTGTGTATGTTTCAACAGGAACAATGTTGCGGGAAGAAATTAAAAATAATACAGAAATAGGACGTATTGCTAAGCCATATGTGGATAGCGGAGATATTGTGCCTGATGAAATAGCAATTAGACTAATTGAAGATAAATTACATAAACACCCTACGGCAAAAGGCTATGTTTTTAAAGGATTTCCTCTAACCATTGCTCAGGCTTATATTTTAGATGGTTTGCTTACTAAATTGGGCGGAAAGGTTACTAAGGTTTTTTCTTTCCAGTCTCCAACGTTGATGAATATAAAAAGGCTTTCTCGTCGCTCTAAAACTCCCGAAGCACGCTCATACGACAGAAGTTTAGATGTTATTATTCATCGACTTGAAGTTTACGAACAACGCTCTGCTGCATTGCTAGAATATTATTCTGCAAAAAATTTAATAGAAAACATTGATGCCACAGGAAGTGAAGAAGAGGTTTATTCTGAGTTTGAATCGAAAGTTGATAGAGCAATTAAAATTTTAAGATAA